The Toxorhynchites rutilus septentrionalis strain SRP chromosome 3, ASM2978413v1, whole genome shotgun sequence genome includes a region encoding these proteins:
- the LOC129773818 gene encoding uncharacterized protein K02A2.6-like: protein MVEPGITEDFDAENIFMVLAILESAAIDVEELEESARIDPVLDQVKKSLQTGKWDEPDLFRPNYVHDLAHEGHPGESVMKRRLRDRVWWPGMDREATNRVTSCEGCRLVGLPNRPEPMSRRPLPSKPWVDVAIDFLGPLPDGVYLLVIIDYYSRYKEVELMNKISAKETVSRLDKIFTRLGYPRTITLDNAKQFVGTEFEEYSKTHAIHLNHSTPYWPQENGLVERQNRSLLKRLQISNALGRNWKQDLQDYLVMYYTTPHSVTGRTPTELIYGHTIRSKIPSLDDIETAPPSTDFADKDLESKEKGKDREDIKRKTKRSSIDCGDSVLMQNLLPGNKLQTTYNSKKYVVMSRSGPRVIDPVESTPSSASDVVVDPSSRADEELSVSSVEDEFQGFEAEPLPRVSAQVFLPERQLRTRKKPARFADYRM, encoded by the exons ATGGTTGAACCTGGTATTACGGAGGATTTCGATGCGGAGAATATATTTATGGTCCTGGCGATATTAGAGTCGGCGGCAATTGACGTAGAGGAATTAGAAGAATCTGCAAGAATTGATCCAGTCCTAGACCAAGTGAAGAAATCTCTACAGACGGGGAAGTGGGACGAACCGGAC TTGTTCCGTCCAAATTACGTTCACGACCTGGCCCATGAGGGACATCCAGGTGAGTCGGTCATGAAGCGCCGTCTTAGAGATCGAGTTTGGTGGCCAGGTATGGACCGTGAAGCCACTAACCGAGTTACATCATGCGAAGGTTGCAGATTAGTTGGACTACCAAATAGACCGGAGCCTATGTCACGCCGGCCACTTCCGAGTAAGCCATGGGTTGACGTGGCCATTGACTTTCTTGGACCATTACCAGATGGTGTGTACTTGCTCGTTATAATCGATTATTACAGTCGGTACAAGGAGGTGGAATTGATGAATAAGATTTCAGCCAAGGAGACAGTTTCCAGATTGGACAAAATATTCACACGACTGGGATATCCCCGCACAATTACTTTAGACAACGCCAAACAATTTGTGGGTACCGAATTTGAAGAATACAGCAAGACACACGCAATTCACCTCAATCATTCGACACCTTACTGGCCTCAGGAAAACGGCCTTGTTGAGAGACAAAATCGATCGTTGTTGAAAAGGCTTCAGATAAGTAACGCTCTTGGCAGGAACTGGAAGCAGGACTTACAGGATTATCTAGTAATGTACTACACTACTCCGCACTCCGTTACCGGTCGTACACCAACGGAGCTTATATATGGCCATACGATTCGGTCCAAAATACCGTCATTAGATGACATCGAGACTGCTCCTCCGTCCACAGATTTTGCTGATAAGGATTTAGAATCaaaggaaaaagggaaggatcgaGAGGACATCAAACGAAAAACAAAGAGGTCATCCATCGACTGCGGTGATTCGGTCCTCATGCAAAATCTACTACCAGGAAATAAACTTCAGACGACCTACAATTCCAAGAAATACGTTGTGATGTCTCGGTCTGGTCCTCGG GTGATAGATCCCGTTGAATCAACACCATCGTCGGCCAGTGATGTAGTTGTGGACCCTTCAAGTAGAGCTGATGAGGAACTAAGTGTTTCGTCTGTCGAAGACGAGTTTCAGGGATTTGAGGCCGAACCGTTACCCAGGGTATCTGCTCAGGTATTTCTACCAGAGCGACAGCTGCGAACACGAAAGAAGCCAGCAAGATTTGCAGATTATCGAATGTAA
- the LOC129779443 gene encoding exopolyphosphatase PRUNE1 isoform X2 produces MNNFLKTGKMLHNRDLPKLIVIGNESCDLDSVVCSISLAFHISKSPASLKIKQNYDHVLPVLNVTRENLPLKTEVVYYLRENDIDLNDLVCKDEIYLPETSSNTNFVLVDHHLSKYRVNVIGVVDHRPFDPNSALNHDIFIYIEEVGSCATLIASLIEKSSILESNLEEYHIVLKLLYGAIVLDTVNLSKQADKTRKLDLEMLQLIEDYLHVTDTHRQELFNSLVFNRNDISSLNTLEVLSKDLKILTRNGRTIAIPGFPLLVQDYILRDNAETAVFEFANRVAANVLILMGMKINSSNTDVSRDIGLINIDDVDLYTKMKNRIMSTEARSFGFEIIPDVDFNQDNVLLS; encoded by the exons ATGAACAACTTTCTGAAAACCGGCAAAATGCTGCATAATCGTGAT CTACCAAAGTTAATTGTTATTGGAAATGAAAGCTGTGATTTAGATTCTGTGGTTTGCAGTATATCGCTCGCTTTCCATATTTCGAAATCTCCAGCttctttaaaaataaaacagaattATGATCACGTACTGCCGGTGTTGAATGTGACCAGAGAAAATTTGCCACTCAAAACGGAAGTTGTTTATTACCTACGAGAGAATGATATCGATTTGAACGATTTGGTATGCAAAGATGAAATATACCTGCCGGAAACTTCAAGTAATACGAATTTTGTATTGGTTGACCATCACTTATCTAAATATAGAGTTAATGTAATCGGAGTTGTGGACCATCGACCTTTTGATCCCAATTCAGCGTTAAACCATGACATTTTCATATATATTGAAGAAGTTGGGTCATGTGCAACTCTGATTGCTAGTCTAATTGAGAAGTCTAGTATTCTTGAAAGCAATCTGGAGGAATATCATATTGTGTTGAAGTTGCTTTATG gggCAATTGTTCTGGATACTGTCAATTTATCAAAACAAGCAGATAAAACTAGAAAATTAGATCTTGAAATGCTGCAATTGATTGAAGATTACCTTCATGTGACTGATACACACCGTCAGGAGTTGTTCAATTCACTCGTCTTTAATAGGAATGACATATCTTCCCTCAATACATTAGAAGTGTTATCAAAAGATCTGAAAATATTAACTCGAAATGGGCGAACGATAGCTATACCTGGGTTTCCCTTGTTGGTTCAAGACTACATTCTGCGAGATAATGCCGAAACAGCTGTTTTCGAATTTGCGAATAGGGTCGCAGCAAATGTGCTCATATTGATgggaatgaaaataaattcatcAAATACAGACGTAAGCAGAGACATAGGCTTGATAAACATTGACGATGTGGATTTATACACCAAG atgaaaAACAGAATTATGTCTACTGAAGCGCGAAGTTTCGGGTTTGAAATTATTCCGGACGTAGATTTCAATCAAG ATAATGTCTTGCTGTCGTAA
- the LOC129773817 gene encoding uncharacterized protein LOC129773817: MDKWEIKPFSFKSLHRNTVRDEWMKYKRNFDFVVAATGETDKDRIRNIFLAKGGPDLQEVFASIPGADVKDDPKNGIDSYAVAIEKLDTYFAPKQHDTFERNLFWTLKPDPEETLVKFTLRCQEQSTKCDFGKSSEESRSISVIDKIILFAPSDLKEQLLQKDNLKIDEVTKIVSSYESVKHQARTISCSASGFSENAILSQEATSSVNRIRPSTSRECIRCGKVGHYASDPKCPARDKECNKCKRFGHFANQCRTTGSVKREFEGPKFSNKHPRQERIREIRANTERQEDVKDKSFIFNISDGDELIRMSVGGILLQLMVDSGCKRNIIDEQSWKYLKANGVEIWNQKKECDEVFLPYGENAKPLTVLGSFDTSITIEDVGKITEKVATFYVIRGGHQCLLGRTTATELGVLFVGLPSTRGVNAVKVEEKRSFPKIKGVKVSIPIDKTFPPVCQNPRRPPIALLAKIEDKLNSLLANDIIEPVDGGCPWVSPLVTVIKDNGDIRLCVDMRRANVAILRERHLMPTIDDFLPRFAGAKYFSRLDIKEAFHQVELDEDSRYITTFITHMGL; encoded by the coding sequence ATGGACAAGTGGGAAATTAAACCATTTAGTTTCAAATCCTTGCATAGGAATACGGTGCGTGACGAGTGGATGAAATATAAGCGGAATTTCGATTTCGTCGTCGCGGCCACTGGTGAAACCGATAAAGATCGTATCCGAAACATTTTCCTCGCAAAGGGCGGGCCGGATCTTCAAGAAGTGTTTGCGTCCATTCCTGGAGCTGACGTGAAGGATGACCCGAAGAACGGAATCGATTCATACGCGGTAGCTATTGAAAAACTTGACACCTACTTTGCACCCAAGCAACACGATACGTTTGAGCGTAATCTGTTCTGGACATTGAAACCGGATCCAGAAGAGACCCTGGTGAAGTTTACGCTCCGTTGCCAAGAGCAATCAACTAAATGTGACTTCGGGAAGTCTTCTGAAGAGAGCAGATCCATCAGCgttatcgataaaattattttgtttgctCCAAGTGATTTAAAAGAGCAATTATTGCAAAAGGATAATCTAAAAATTGATGAAGTCACGAAAATAGTGAGCtcatatgaatcggtcaaaCATCAGGCTCGAACAATCAGTTGCTCCGCTAGTGGTTTTTCTGAGAATGCTATATTGAGTCAAGAGGCAACCAGCTCTGTCAACAGGATTCGACCTTCGACTTCGAGGGAGTGCATACGTTGTGGCAAAGTGGGCCACTATGCGTCCGATCCTAAGTGTCCAGCGAGAGATAAAGAATGCAATAAATGCAAGCGCTTCGGACACTTTGCAAATCAATGTCGAACAACCGGTTCAGTGAAGCGTGAATTCGAGGGGCCCAAATTCAGTAACAAACACCCACGACAGGAACGGATTCGTGAAATAAGAGCTAATACTGAACGACAAGAAGATGTGAAGGATAAAAGCTTCATATTCAATATTTCGGATGGTGACGAACTAATTAGGATGTCTGTAGGAGGCATATTGCTGCAACTAATGGTCGATTCGGGGTGCAAGAGGAATATCATTGATGAACAATCTTGGAAGTACTTAAAAGCAAACGGCGTTGAAATTTGGAACCAGAAGAAAGAGTGCGATGAAGTATTCCTTCCATATGGCGAGAATGCGAAACCCCTGACGGTACTAGGCTCATTCGATACTTCTATTACGATTGAAGATGTGGGAAAGATAACGGAAAAGGTAGCTACGTTTTACGTAATTCGAGGAGGTCATCAGTGTCTTTTAGGCAGGACAACTGCTACCGAGCTAGGTGTTCTCTTCGTTGGCTTGCCCAGTACTCGTGGTGTGAATGCAGTAAAGGTTGAGGAAAAACGTTCGTTCCCGAAAATCAAAGGGGTTAAGGTATCTATACCGATTGATAAAACCTTCCCACCTGTGTGCCAAAACCCAAGACGACCCCCAATAGCTTTGTTGGCGAAAATCGAGGACAAGTTGAACTCCCTCTTGGCGAACGATATCATTGAACCAGTGGATGGTGGTTGTCCATGGGTATCACCTTTAGTTACTGTCATCAAAGATAATGGTGACATACGCTTGTGCGTTGATATGCGTCGGGCAAATGTTGCTATTCTGCGAGAAAGGCATCTGATGCCCACAATTGATGATTTTCTTCCACGGTTCGCTGGTGCGAAGTACTTTAGTCGCCTCGATATTAAAGAGGCATTCCATCAGGTAGAACTTGACGAGGACAGTCGATATATAACGACCTTCATCACCCACATGGGCCTATAG
- the LOC129779443 gene encoding exopolyphosphatase PRUNE1 isoform X1: MNNFLKTGKMLHNRDLPKLIVIGNESCDLDSVVCSISLAFHISKSPASLKIKQNYDHVLPVLNVTRENLPLKTEVVYYLRENDIDLNDLVCKDEIYLPETSSNTNFVLVDHHLSKYRVNVIGVVDHRPFDPNSALNHDIFIYIEEVGSCATLIASLIEKSSILESNLEEYHIVLKLLYGAIVLDTVNLSKQADKTRKLDLEMLQLIEDYLHVTDTHRQELFNSLVFNRNDISSLNTLEVLSKDLKILTRNGRTIAIPGFPLLVQDYILRDNAETAVFEFANRVAANVLILMGMKINSSNTDVSRDIGLINIDDVDLYTKMKNRIMSTEARSFGFEIIPDVDFNQGVLFKQKNVKCSRKQLIPMINYVLDNVLLS; encoded by the exons ATGAACAACTTTCTGAAAACCGGCAAAATGCTGCATAATCGTGAT CTACCAAAGTTAATTGTTATTGGAAATGAAAGCTGTGATTTAGATTCTGTGGTTTGCAGTATATCGCTCGCTTTCCATATTTCGAAATCTCCAGCttctttaaaaataaaacagaattATGATCACGTACTGCCGGTGTTGAATGTGACCAGAGAAAATTTGCCACTCAAAACGGAAGTTGTTTATTACCTACGAGAGAATGATATCGATTTGAACGATTTGGTATGCAAAGATGAAATATACCTGCCGGAAACTTCAAGTAATACGAATTTTGTATTGGTTGACCATCACTTATCTAAATATAGAGTTAATGTAATCGGAGTTGTGGACCATCGACCTTTTGATCCCAATTCAGCGTTAAACCATGACATTTTCATATATATTGAAGAAGTTGGGTCATGTGCAACTCTGATTGCTAGTCTAATTGAGAAGTCTAGTATTCTTGAAAGCAATCTGGAGGAATATCATATTGTGTTGAAGTTGCTTTATG gggCAATTGTTCTGGATACTGTCAATTTATCAAAACAAGCAGATAAAACTAGAAAATTAGATCTTGAAATGCTGCAATTGATTGAAGATTACCTTCATGTGACTGATACACACCGTCAGGAGTTGTTCAATTCACTCGTCTTTAATAGGAATGACATATCTTCCCTCAATACATTAGAAGTGTTATCAAAAGATCTGAAAATATTAACTCGAAATGGGCGAACGATAGCTATACCTGGGTTTCCCTTGTTGGTTCAAGACTACATTCTGCGAGATAATGCCGAAACAGCTGTTTTCGAATTTGCGAATAGGGTCGCAGCAAATGTGCTCATATTGATgggaatgaaaataaattcatcAAATACAGACGTAAGCAGAGACATAGGCTTGATAAACATTGACGATGTGGATTTATACACCAAG atgaaaAACAGAATTATGTCTACTGAAGCGCGAAGTTTCGGGTTTGAAATTATTCCGGACGTAGATTTCAATCAAGGTGTTTTATTCAAACAGAAGAACGTAAAATGTTCAAGAAAACAACTAATACCTATGATTAATTATGTTCTAGATAATGTCTTGCTGTCGTAA